One part of the Bacillus sp. FJAT-27916 genome encodes these proteins:
- a CDS encoding FAD-dependent oxidoreductase has protein sequence MGWDYEYDVVVVGSGASGFSAAITAKKEGLSTLLIEKEKFFGGASALSGGGVWVPNNRYLVEAGAADSFEEAKLYLDSTVGDLVSDTIKETYLKKGIEMLDYMHNLGPHMRFSYANDYSDYYPTVPGGKGKGRSIEPKVIDLNELQDWKDTLLPPAMDTKGFVMTGQDFVKVNMITRTWAGKRASLTLGWRLIKHKLFKKDYAALGRALMARMALTYKDLNGEIWLNSPFVNFVYENDKVTGLKVSKDGKQMTIKINKGLIFGSGGFSRDQAKREKYLPSPQDVNWTSSPKGQTGDIIEPFAKLNAKFGLMDRVWGAPTVINHLGMPFFLVADRGLPNMIIVDQDGNRYINEPTPYHEFVDKMYEHNEKTGGKAITSWIILDGRAKKRYIFTGLFPGQDFPEAYYENGVVLKGDTVEELENKLNIPKGNLVKTMNRFNEFARNGKDLDFHRGETTHDRYYGDPSLPNPNLLEINEAPYYAMKVYPGDIGTKGGVVTDEYARVVKEDGTVFDNVYACGNCSASIMGHSYPGPGATLGPGMTFGYVASMHCKDKK, from the coding sequence ATGGGGTGGGATTATGAGTATGATGTTGTAGTAGTTGGCTCTGGTGCGTCAGGATTTTCGGCTGCCATTACAGCAAAAAAAGAGGGGTTAAGTACGCTGTTAATTGAAAAAGAAAAGTTTTTTGGAGGAGCTTCCGCTTTATCTGGCGGAGGTGTATGGGTTCCGAATAATCGATATTTGGTTGAAGCGGGAGCTGCCGACAGTTTTGAAGAGGCTAAATTATATTTAGATTCAACTGTTGGAGATTTAGTAAGTGATACAATTAAGGAAACGTATTTAAAAAAGGGAATCGAAATGCTGGATTATATGCATAATTTAGGTCCGCATATGAGATTTTCCTATGCCAATGATTACTCTGACTATTACCCGACGGTTCCAGGTGGAAAAGGAAAAGGCAGATCGATTGAACCAAAAGTGATAGATCTCAATGAATTGCAAGATTGGAAGGATACCCTTCTGCCTCCAGCTATGGATACAAAAGGGTTCGTTATGACAGGGCAGGATTTCGTCAAGGTTAATATGATTACTAGAACATGGGCAGGGAAAAGAGCTTCCTTAACATTGGGATGGCGTTTAATTAAGCACAAATTATTTAAAAAAGATTATGCGGCATTAGGTAGAGCTCTAATGGCTCGAATGGCCTTAACCTATAAGGATTTAAATGGTGAAATCTGGCTTAACTCTCCTTTTGTGAATTTTGTATACGAAAATGACAAAGTAACTGGCCTAAAGGTAAGCAAAGATGGAAAACAAATGACGATTAAAATCAATAAGGGGCTAATTTTTGGTTCCGGAGGATTCTCCAGGGATCAAGCAAAGAGAGAAAAATATCTTCCAAGCCCGCAAGATGTGAACTGGACAAGTTCACCAAAAGGGCAAACGGGGGATATTATTGAACCGTTTGCTAAACTAAATGCTAAGTTTGGTTTAATGGATAGGGTGTGGGGTGCACCTACTGTCATTAATCACTTGGGAATGCCTTTTTTCTTAGTTGCAGATAGAGGTCTTCCGAATATGATTATCGTTGACCAAGATGGCAATAGATATATAAATGAACCGACGCCATACCATGAGTTCGTCGATAAAATGTATGAACATAATGAAAAAACGGGCGGTAAAGCGATTACCTCATGGATTATTTTGGATGGGCGAGCTAAGAAGAGATATATCTTTACAGGTCTATTCCCGGGTCAGGATTTCCCTGAGGCCTACTATGAGAATGGTGTTGTTTTGAAAGGGGATACAGTCGAGGAATTAGAGAATAAATTAAATATTCCAAAAGGAAATTTAGTTAAAACGATGAACAGATTCAATGAGTTTGCTCGAAATGGAAAAGATTTAGACTTCCATAGAGGAGAAACAACACACGATCGATATTACGGGGATCCCTCCTTACCAAATCCTAATTTACTTGAAATCAATGAGGCTCCTTATTATGCTATGAAAGTTTATCCGGGCGATATCGGTACAAAGGGCGGCGTCGTTACGGACGAATACGCAAGGGTCGTAAAAGAAGACGGAACGGTCTTCGACAATGTGTACGCTTGCGGTAACTGTTCAGCTTCCATTATGGGGCATTCCTACCCTGGACCAGGGGCAACGCTAGGGCCAGGTATGACATTTGGATATGTAGCTTCCATGCACTGTAAAGATAAAAAATAA
- a CDS encoding acyl-CoA thioesterase, whose amino-acid sequence MGKIGYINDMKKWMEGFSFSYPIKVRFSETDMFGHLNNTVPFTYFEQARIEYFKSLGFMQDWVDTRKETIPVVADLQCDYLQQVFFDENIHIMVKAEKVGSSSVDIHYAGMREDGNPCFTGRGTVVQISRHTGKSVPWTDEMKELFQKSVHKHPQTNVEKA is encoded by the coding sequence ATGGGCAAGATTGGTTATATAAATGACATGAAAAAATGGATGGAGGGCTTCTCCTTCAGTTATCCAATTAAGGTGAGATTCTCTGAGACGGACATGTTCGGTCACCTGAACAATACTGTTCCATTTACGTACTTTGAGCAAGCAAGGATTGAATATTTTAAGAGCTTGGGGTTCATGCAGGATTGGGTCGATACAAGAAAAGAAACCATCCCTGTCGTCGCCGATCTGCAATGTGATTATCTTCAGCAAGTATTCTTTGACGAAAATATCCATATCATGGTAAAAGCAGAGAAAGTGGGCAGCTCCTCTGTTGATATTCATTATGCGGGAATGCGGGAGGACGGCAACCCTTGCTTTACCGGGCGGGGAACGGTTGTTCAAATTTCTAGGCATACGGGCAAGTCTGTCCCGTGGACAGATGAGATGAAGGAATTGTTCCAAAAGAGCGTCCATAAACATCCTCAAACAAATGTTGAAAAAGCCTGA
- a CDS encoding helix-turn-helix domain-containing protein: MKENDFTHKPLLTKREREVFELLVQDKTTKEIAKDLFISEKTVRNHISNAMQKLGVKGRSQAVVELLRMGELEL, translated from the coding sequence TTGAAGGAGAACGATTTCACTCACAAGCCTTTACTCACAAAAAGAGAAAGAGAAGTATTTGAGTTATTGGTACAGGACAAAACCACGAAAGAAATCGCCAAGGATCTATTCATTAGTGAGAAAACCGTGAGAAATCACATATCCAATGCGATGCAGAAATTGGGCGTAAAAGGCCGTTCCCAAGCGGTCGTTGAACTTCTTCGGATGGGTGAGCTGGAACTATAA
- the racE gene encoding glutamate racemase → MDRQNPIGLIDSGVGGLTVLKEFIRQLPNENLIYLGDTARCPYGPRPMEEVRQYTWEMANFLLEHNIKMLIIACNTATAAVLEEMREKLPIPVLGVIQPGARAAIDVSKNRNIGIIGTAGTIKSKAYNKALLSIQPKVHLESLACPKFVPLVESGEWNSAIAKKIVAETLKPLKNRSMDTLILGCTHYPLLKEPISNYMGSYVTVISSSEETAREASVLLEHTGMLNLDNEEPAYRFYTTGSRRIFKSIAYSWLGETVETVEHAKLTSLNM, encoded by the coding sequence GTGGATAGACAGAACCCAATCGGTCTGATTGACTCAGGGGTTGGCGGTTTAACGGTATTAAAGGAATTTATCCGTCAGCTTCCCAATGAAAACTTAATCTACTTAGGTGACACGGCAAGATGTCCTTACGGGCCGCGCCCGATGGAGGAAGTACGCCAATACACATGGGAGATGGCGAATTTCCTGCTTGAGCATAATATCAAGATGCTCATCATAGCCTGCAATACAGCGACGGCTGCTGTGCTTGAGGAGATGAGGGAAAAGCTTCCCATTCCTGTCCTCGGTGTCATTCAGCCAGGTGCCCGTGCGGCTATTGATGTCTCTAAAAATAGGAATATCGGAATTATCGGCACAGCCGGAACCATCAAGAGCAAAGCCTATAATAAAGCTCTATTAAGCATCCAACCAAAGGTGCATCTTGAATCATTGGCCTGCCCGAAATTCGTCCCTTTGGTTGAATCCGGGGAATGGAATAGTGCGATTGCGAAGAAAATTGTGGCTGAAACCTTGAAGCCGCTCAAGAATCGCAGCATGGATACGCTCATTCTTGGCTGCACCCATTATCCATTATTAAAGGAGCCCATCTCTAATTATATGGGGTCATATGTCACAGTAATCTCATCCAGCGAGGAAACGGCCAGGGAAGCAAGCGTGCTGCTTGAACATACTGGCATGCTGAATTTGGATAATGAAGAGCCTGCTTATCGTTTTTATACGACAGGCTCCCGCAGAATCTTCAAATCCATTGCTTATTCATGGCTTGGAGAAACGGTTGAGACGGTTGAACATGCTAAACTTACATCACTGAATATGTGA